Proteins found in one Hemitrygon akajei chromosome 32, sHemAka1.3, whole genome shotgun sequence genomic segment:
- the LOC140719817 gene encoding regulator of G-protein signaling 17-like isoform X1: MLEIQSNTHTQNAGGTQQVRQLRWKSVNSRRFGLRPVIGTGKGVRCQNKKAMDSEEIQMRRQTSQSDSSSQASSQCRRRPNTCCFCWCCCCSCLTVRNKDIDDRSQKFSIISKQDSLQKQEERLSVNLDEVISWSKSFEHLLKDPNGRKFLSKFLQSEHSDENILFWLACEEFKQEDQKTLIMEKATSIYFDYISVLSPKEISIDASVREAINKNMATPTTNIFDEAQMHVYALMHRDSYPRFLNSPLYKSLLKELSPSDNGMDSDL, translated from the exons atgctggaaatccagagcaacacgcacacacaaaatgctggaggaactcagcaagtcaggcagcttcgaTGGAAAAGcgtaaatagtcgacgtttcgggctgagacccgtcatcgggactggaaaaggagtaagatgccagaataaaaag GCTATGGATTCTGAAGAAATACAGATGAGAAGACAGACATCACAGTCAGACAGCAGCTCCCAGGCTTCTTCCCAGTGCAGGAGACGTCCCAATACTTGCTGTTTCTGCTGGTGCTGCTGCTGCTCCTG tttaacagtCAGGAACAAGGATATAGATGACCGCAGTCAAAAATTTTCTATCATTTCCAAACAGGATAGTCTTCAGAAACAAGAAGAAAG ATTGAGTGTGAATCTGGATGAAGTCATATCTTGGTCCAAGTCCTTTGAACACCTCCTAAAGGATCCAAATGGGAGGAAATTCTTATCGAAGTTCTTACAGAGTGAGCACAGCGATGAAAACATTCTTTTCTGGCTTGCCTGTGAAGAATTCAAGCAGGAAGATCAGAAAACCTTAATTATGGAAAAGGCAACATCAATATATTTTGATTATATTTCAGTTCTGTCTCCAAAGGAG ATCAGCATTGATGCCAGCGTGCGAGAAGCAATCAACAAAAACATGGCAACACCAACAACAAACATCTTTGACGAAGCACAGATGCACGTGTATGCACTGATGCACAGGGACTCCTACcccaggttcctgaattcgccACTGTACAAGTCACTTCTGAAAGAACTATCTCCCTCAGACAATGGAATGGACTCCGATCTGTAA
- the LOC140719817 gene encoding regulator of G-protein signaling rgs-2-like isoform X2, giving the protein MDSEEIQMRRQTSQSDSSSQASSQCRRRPNTCCFCWCCCCSCLTVRNKDIDDRSQKFSIISKQDSLQKQEERLSVNLDEVISWSKSFEHLLKDPNGRKFLSKFLQSEHSDENILFWLACEEFKQEDQKTLIMEKATSIYFDYISVLSPKEISIDASVREAINKNMATPTTNIFDEAQMHVYALMHRDSYPRFLNSPLYKSLLKELSPSDNGMDSDL; this is encoded by the exons ATGGATTCTGAAGAAATACAGATGAGAAGACAGACATCACAGTCAGACAGCAGCTCCCAGGCTTCTTCCCAGTGCAGGAGACGTCCCAATACTTGCTGTTTCTGCTGGTGCTGCTGCTGCTCCTG tttaacagtCAGGAACAAGGATATAGATGACCGCAGTCAAAAATTTTCTATCATTTCCAAACAGGATAGTCTTCAGAAACAAGAAGAAAG ATTGAGTGTGAATCTGGATGAAGTCATATCTTGGTCCAAGTCCTTTGAACACCTCCTAAAGGATCCAAATGGGAGGAAATTCTTATCGAAGTTCTTACAGAGTGAGCACAGCGATGAAAACATTCTTTTCTGGCTTGCCTGTGAAGAATTCAAGCAGGAAGATCAGAAAACCTTAATTATGGAAAAGGCAACATCAATATATTTTGATTATATTTCAGTTCTGTCTCCAAAGGAG ATCAGCATTGATGCCAGCGTGCGAGAAGCAATCAACAAAAACATGGCAACACCAACAACAAACATCTTTGACGAAGCACAGATGCACGTGTATGCACTGATGCACAGGGACTCCTACcccaggttcctgaattcgccACTGTACAAGTCACTTCTGAAAGAACTATCTCCCTCAGACAATGGAATGGACTCCGATCTGTAA